In Marinobacter antarcticus, one genomic interval encodes:
- the xseA gene encoding exodeoxyribonuclease VII large subunit, producing MVNDVFQDTRPRALSVSELNHQARHLLESSFMQVWVEGELSGFSRPSSGHWYFSLKDHKCQIRCAMFRGLNQRIRTIPKEGDQIRIRGKVTLYENRGDFQIIAEHIEPAGLGALQQAFEELKRKLQTEGLFEVGRKKPVPTMPAHIGVVTSPTGAAIHDILTVLARRCPAIPVTLYPTTVQGQPATAEIVKAIELAQAHGVADVLIIGRGGGSLEDLWCFNEEAVARAIAACPIPTVSAVGHETDVTIADFVADLRAPTPSAAAEKVSPDQRDMLRQINDREFRLANAARRALQRLNTKLEHLAARLRDPRRELLEKAQRLDELELRLGKAMEQRLDRSQVRSTHLAQRLAMQSPRKQLTNSREALERSSSQLNKAVQRILVKLQDRLEHTAGSLNVVSPLATLGRGYAIVRDEHGNIIRNAPDVTAGDRIFAHLANGTVTAEVKSVNPENSWPQNSGD from the coding sequence TTGGTGAATGACGTGTTTCAGGATACCCGGCCCAGAGCGCTGAGCGTCAGCGAACTGAATCACCAGGCCAGGCACTTGCTGGAATCCAGCTTCATGCAGGTGTGGGTTGAAGGCGAGTTATCCGGTTTTTCCCGGCCCTCCTCCGGCCACTGGTATTTCTCCCTGAAGGATCACAAGTGTCAGATTCGTTGCGCCATGTTCCGGGGGCTGAACCAGCGCATTCGCACCATACCAAAGGAAGGCGACCAGATTCGCATTCGCGGCAAGGTGACCCTGTACGAAAACCGGGGCGATTTCCAGATTATTGCTGAGCACATTGAACCTGCCGGCCTTGGTGCACTGCAGCAGGCCTTCGAGGAGTTAAAACGCAAGCTGCAAACAGAAGGTCTGTTTGAGGTGGGGCGCAAAAAACCGGTTCCCACTATGCCCGCACACATTGGCGTAGTCACCTCCCCAACCGGTGCAGCCATACACGACATTCTCACGGTTCTGGCGAGACGCTGCCCCGCCATACCGGTCACGCTTTACCCCACAACGGTTCAGGGCCAGCCTGCGACGGCAGAAATAGTCAAGGCTATTGAGCTGGCGCAAGCGCACGGCGTGGCCGATGTACTGATTATCGGCCGTGGCGGTGGTTCGCTGGAGGACCTCTGGTGCTTTAACGAGGAAGCGGTTGCCCGGGCAATCGCGGCCTGCCCTATCCCAACAGTCAGCGCCGTAGGCCATGAGACTGACGTTACCATCGCCGACTTTGTGGCAGATCTGCGGGCACCCACACCCTCCGCGGCGGCTGAAAAAGTTTCGCCCGATCAGCGGGACATGCTCCGGCAAATCAACGATCGTGAGTTTCGTCTGGCAAACGCCGCCAGAAGAGCACTCCAGCGGCTGAACACAAAGCTGGAACACCTCGCAGCGCGCTTGCGCGATCCGCGGCGAGAACTGCTGGAAAAAGCCCAGCGCCTGGACGAGCTGGAACTGCGATTAGGCAAGGCCATGGAGCAGCGCCTGGATCGTTCGCAGGTGCGCAGCACCCATCTGGCGCAGCGACTTGCCATGCAATCCCCCCGCAAACAGCTTACAAACAGTCGTGAAGCGCTTGAGCGATCTTCCTCGCAACTGAACAAAGCGGTGCAGCGAATTCTGGTAAAACTTCAGGATCGGCTGGAGCACACCGCAGGAAGCCTCAACGTTGTAAGCCCTCTGGCTACTCTGGGGCGTGGGTACGCCATCGTTCGGGATGAGCATGGCAACATCATCCGCAACGCGCCGGATGTCACTGCCGGCGACCGGATTTTCGCGCACCTGGCAAACGGCACCGTCACTGCCGAGGTAAAATCCGTCAACCCGGAGAACAGCTGGCCCCAAAACTCCGGGGACTAA
- the guaA gene encoding glutamine-hydrolyzing GMP synthase, whose amino-acid sequence MAHNIHDHRILILDFGSQYTQLIARRVREIGVYCEVRAFNITDEELQAFNPKGILLAGGPESVTELGGPRAPEGLFDLGIPVLGICYGMQTMAEQLGGRVASSEKREFGYAQVKVRAKGPLLRDITDHLTATGESLLDVWMSHGDKVVAMPEGFELLASTESAPVAAMQDLSRNLYGLQFHPEVTHTLQGKRILEHFVMSICGCDALWTPAKIVDDAVRQIREQVGSDKVLLGLSGGVDSSVTAALLHKAIGDQLTCVFVDNGLLRLNEGDQVMDMFGSSMGVKVIRADAEERFLTNLKGVSDPEQKRKVIGNTFIDVFDEEATRIQNVNWLAQGTIYPDVIESAASKTGKSHVIKSHHNVGGLPETMKLKLVEPLRELFKDEVRRIGLELGLPYDMVYRHPFPGPGLGVRILGEVKKEYADILRRADAIFLEELHRADFYHKTSQAFAVFLPVKSVGVVGDARRYEWVIALRAVETIDFMTARWAHLPYDLLETVSNRIINEITGVSRVTYDVSSKPPATIEWE is encoded by the coding sequence ATGGCCCACAATATTCACGATCACCGCATCCTGATTCTTGATTTCGGTTCCCAGTACACTCAGCTGATTGCCCGCCGCGTGCGTGAGATTGGTGTGTACTGCGAGGTTCGCGCTTTCAACATCACAGATGAAGAACTGCAGGCGTTTAATCCTAAAGGCATTCTGTTGGCCGGTGGCCCGGAGTCTGTTACCGAGCTGGGCGGACCGCGTGCGCCTGAAGGGTTGTTTGATCTCGGTATTCCGGTACTGGGCATCTGCTACGGCATGCAAACCATGGCTGAACAATTGGGCGGGCGGGTTGCCAGCTCAGAGAAGCGTGAATTCGGTTACGCCCAAGTAAAAGTGCGCGCCAAAGGTCCGCTGCTGCGGGATATTACTGACCACCTGACGGCCACGGGTGAATCCCTGCTGGACGTGTGGATGAGCCACGGCGACAAGGTTGTAGCCATGCCGGAAGGCTTCGAGCTGCTGGCTTCAACAGAAAGTGCGCCGGTAGCGGCCATGCAGGATTTGTCGCGCAATCTTTACGGTCTGCAGTTCCATCCGGAAGTGACCCATACTCTGCAAGGCAAGCGCATTCTGGAACACTTCGTGATGTCCATCTGTGGCTGCGATGCGCTGTGGACACCGGCCAAGATTGTAGACGACGCTGTGCGCCAGATCCGCGAGCAGGTGGGTTCCGACAAAGTGCTGCTAGGGTTGTCTGGCGGCGTGGATTCGTCGGTAACTGCGGCACTGCTGCACAAGGCCATTGGCGATCAGCTTACCTGTGTTTTCGTGGACAACGGCCTGTTGCGCCTGAACGAAGGCGATCAGGTGATGGATATGTTTGGCAGCAGCATGGGCGTGAAGGTGATTCGCGCAGATGCGGAAGAGCGTTTTCTGACCAACCTCAAGGGCGTCAGCGATCCGGAGCAAAAGCGTAAGGTTATTGGCAACACATTCATCGATGTGTTCGACGAAGAAGCTACGCGCATCCAGAATGTAAACTGGCTGGCCCAGGGTACTATCTATCCGGACGTGATCGAGTCGGCTGCTTCCAAGACTGGCAAGTCTCACGTGATTAAATCGCATCACAATGTGGGTGGCCTGCCAGAAACCATGAAGCTGAAGCTGGTCGAGCCGCTGCGCGAACTGTTCAAAGACGAAGTGCGCCGCATTGGCCTGGAGTTGGGCCTGCCTTACGATATGGTTTACCGCCATCCGTTCCCGGGGCCGGGCCTGGGTGTGCGTATTCTGGGCGAAGTAAAAAAGGAATACGCCGATATTCTGCGCCGCGCCGACGCTATCTTTCTGGAAGAGCTTCACCGCGCTGATTTTTACCACAAAACCAGCCAGGCCTTTGCGGTTTTCCTGCCGGTGAAATCTGTGGGAGTGGTAGGCGACGCCCGCCGCTACGAATGGGTTATTGCGCTGCGCGCTGTGGAAACCATCGACTTTATGACCGCGCGCTGGGCACACCTGCCGTACGATCTTCTGGAAACCGTGTCTAACCGCATTATTAACGAAATTACCGGCGTGTCTCGGGTGACTTACGACGTGTCTTCCAAGCCGCCTGCGACCATTGAGTGGGAATGA
- the leuA gene encoding 2-isopropylmalate synthase yields MAFDHRKYAAFRPVAKTDRRWPDKVIEKAPTWCAVDLRDGNQALVKPMNVAQKQRMFDLLVKLGFKEIEIGFPAASQPDFDFCRKLIEENRIPDDVKIQVLTQARPELIERTYEALKGARRAIVHVYNSTSTVQREQVFGMDRAGIRDIAVNGAQVVKDLAAGNPCTEWTFQYSPESFTGTELDYAVEVIDAVTDVWRPDEGQPVIINLPATVEMATPNVFADQIEWVCDNIRRREHISISVHTHNDRGCGVAAAELAVMAGADRVEGTLMGNGERTGNMDLVTMAMNLYSQGIDPTLNLSGMAEITEVVEACTEISTHPRHPYAGELVFTAFSGSHQDAIRKCLARRKDGDAWNVAYLPIDPFDLGRRYEEVVRINSQSGKGGVAYVLERDYNISLPRWLQIEFSKVVQKVAETNGGEIDSMAIHSLFEQRYLKVHEDWALRAYDLHRDDQGVFAEVTFGRESAPMSLEGRGLGAVEAVSAALEDRFGLAIAVEAYEEFALGEGTRANALACIRLTAGGRHCSAAALAEDTTSATLQALFSAVAQAAGEPEDETSRQKSAITA; encoded by the coding sequence ATGGCTTTCGATCATCGCAAATATGCGGCCTTCCGGCCGGTAGCTAAAACAGACCGTCGCTGGCCGGACAAGGTCATCGAAAAAGCACCGACCTGGTGTGCAGTGGATCTTCGCGATGGTAACCAGGCTTTGGTAAAGCCCATGAATGTTGCCCAGAAACAGCGCATGTTCGATTTGCTTGTAAAGCTGGGGTTCAAGGAGATCGAAATCGGTTTCCCGGCAGCCAGTCAGCCGGATTTCGATTTCTGTCGCAAGCTGATTGAAGAAAACCGGATTCCGGATGATGTGAAAATCCAGGTGCTGACCCAGGCCCGGCCCGAGTTGATTGAGCGCACCTACGAAGCGCTTAAAGGTGCCCGTCGCGCCATTGTTCACGTCTATAATTCTACATCGACGGTACAGCGGGAACAGGTCTTCGGGATGGACCGGGCTGGAATCCGCGATATCGCGGTTAACGGTGCTCAGGTGGTGAAGGATCTTGCCGCAGGCAACCCGTGCACCGAGTGGACGTTCCAGTACTCCCCGGAGAGCTTCACCGGCACCGAGCTGGATTATGCGGTCGAGGTCATCGATGCAGTAACCGATGTATGGCGCCCGGACGAGGGGCAGCCGGTTATCATCAACCTGCCCGCCACAGTGGAAATGGCAACTCCCAATGTGTTTGCGGATCAAATTGAATGGGTTTGCGACAACATCCGCCGGCGGGAACACATCAGCATCAGTGTGCACACGCACAATGACCGGGGTTGTGGTGTGGCCGCGGCCGAGCTGGCCGTTATGGCCGGAGCAGATCGTGTTGAAGGTACGCTGATGGGTAACGGCGAACGCACGGGCAATATGGATCTGGTGACTATGGCCATGAACCTGTATTCCCAGGGTATTGATCCGACGCTGAATCTCTCCGGCATGGCCGAAATTACAGAGGTTGTTGAAGCCTGTACTGAAATTTCAACTCATCCGCGCCATCCCTATGCCGGCGAACTGGTGTTCACCGCGTTCTCAGGAAGCCACCAGGACGCCATTCGCAAGTGCCTGGCGCGCAGAAAAGACGGGGATGCATGGAATGTTGCCTATTTGCCTATAGACCCGTTTGATCTGGGTCGCCGATACGAAGAGGTTGTGCGCATAAACAGCCAGTCGGGTAAGGGCGGTGTTGCCTATGTCCTCGAGCGGGATTACAACATCAGTCTGCCGCGCTGGTTGCAGATCGAGTTCAGCAAGGTCGTTCAGAAGGTCGCAGAAACAAACGGCGGCGAAATTGATTCAATGGCTATTCACAGTTTGTTCGAGCAGCGTTACCTGAAAGTGCATGAAGACTGGGCTCTGCGTGCCTATGATCTGCACAGGGACGATCAGGGCGTGTTTGCTGAGGTAACTTTCGGCCGGGAGTCGGCTCCGATGAGCCTGGAAGGTCGCGGTCTTGGCGCGGTGGAGGCGGTCTCTGCCGCGTTGGAAGATCGCTTCGGGCTGGCAATAGCGGTGGAAGCCTATGAGGAATTCGCGCTGGGTGAGGGAACACGGGCCAACGCACTGGCTTGTATACGATTAACGGCTGGTGGAAGGCATTGCAGTGCTGCAGCTTTGGCGGAAGATACAACCTCTGCGACTCTGCAGGCGCTCTTTTCCGCAGTCGCCCAGGCTGCAGGTGAACCTGAAGATGAAACAAGTCGTCAGAAAAGCGCGATAACCGCCTGA
- the guaB gene encoding IMP dehydrogenase, whose product MLRIAEEALTFDDVLLVPGYSEVLPHQVDLRTKLTRTITLNTPLISAAMDTVTEAELAIAMAQEGGIGIMHKSMSVEQQAATVRKVKKFESGVVKDPITVRPENTVRELVEITMANNISGLPVVDGNELVGIVTGRDIRFESSMDTPVHQIMTPKEKLVTVKEGASLDEVKELLHRHRIEKVLVVNDEFQLCGLVTVKDIQKSKDYPLACKDSQGRLRVGAAVGTGSDAEARIIALADAGVDVIVVDTAHGHSRGVIERVRWIKEHYPELQVIGGNIATGEAAIALADAGVDAVKVGIGPGSICTTRIVAGVGVPQISAVSSVAEALKDRDIPVIADGGVRFSGDIAKAIVAGAHCVMIGSLLAGTDEAPGEIELYQGRSYKAYRGMGSLGAMGQGSSDRYFQDASKGIEKLVPEGIEGRVACKGPMRNIIHQLMGGLRAAMGYTGSATIPEMRTKPRFVRITGAGMRESHVHDVTITKESPNYRVS is encoded by the coding sequence ATGCTGCGAATTGCCGAAGAAGCTCTCACATTTGATGATGTTCTGTTGGTGCCCGGTTATTCCGAGGTGCTGCCTCACCAAGTGGATCTGCGCACTAAACTGACCCGGACTATCACGCTGAATACGCCTCTGATATCAGCCGCCATGGATACGGTGACCGAGGCCGAGCTGGCAATCGCCATGGCGCAGGAAGGCGGCATCGGCATCATGCACAAGAGCATGAGCGTTGAGCAGCAGGCAGCTACCGTGCGCAAGGTCAAGAAGTTTGAAAGCGGGGTGGTGAAGGATCCTATTACGGTTCGGCCGGAAAACACCGTGCGCGAGCTTGTGGAAATCACTATGGCCAACAACATTTCCGGCTTGCCGGTTGTTGATGGCAACGAGCTGGTTGGCATTGTCACCGGGCGGGACATCCGCTTTGAAAGCAGTATGGACACACCGGTGCACCAGATCATGACACCGAAGGAAAAGCTGGTAACGGTAAAAGAAGGCGCCAGCCTGGACGAGGTCAAGGAATTACTGCATCGCCACCGTATTGAAAAAGTTCTGGTCGTCAATGATGAATTCCAGCTGTGTGGCCTGGTGACAGTGAAAGACATCCAGAAATCCAAAGACTATCCGCTGGCCTGCAAAGACAGTCAGGGTCGTTTGCGCGTTGGTGCAGCGGTGGGCACAGGTAGTGATGCTGAAGCCCGTATTATTGCGTTGGCCGATGCGGGCGTGGATGTGATCGTTGTGGATACTGCCCATGGCCATTCACGCGGTGTCATTGAGCGGGTGCGATGGATCAAGGAACATTATCCGGAACTGCAGGTAATCGGCGGTAATATTGCCACCGGCGAAGCAGCAATAGCGCTGGCCGATGCGGGCGTGGATGCGGTAAAGGTTGGTATCGGCCCCGGATCCATCTGTACAACCCGGATTGTCGCCGGTGTGGGTGTGCCGCAGATTTCGGCAGTATCCAGCGTCGCGGAAGCGCTGAAAGATCGAGATATTCCAGTGATTGCGGATGGTGGTGTACGTTTTTCCGGTGATATTGCAAAAGCCATTGTAGCCGGTGCCCACTGCGTGATGATCGGCAGCTTGCTGGCAGGCACCGACGAAGCGCCAGGAGAAATTGAGCTTTACCAGGGGCGCAGCTACAAGGCCTATCGCGGAATGGGTTCACTGGGTGCCATGGGGCAGGGTTCGAGCGACCGCTACTTCCAGGATGCCAGCAAAGGTATCGAGAAGCTGGTGCCCGAAGGCATCGAGGGTCGGGTTGCCTGCAAGGGCCCAATGCGCAATATCATTCATCAGCTGATGGGTGGCCTGCGTGCAGCCATGGGTTATACCGGTAGTGCAACCATTCCAGAGATGCGCACCAAGCCCCGGTTTGTTCGCATCACCGGTGCCGGTATGCGTGAAAGCCATGTACACGACGTAACCATCACCAAAGAATCGCCAAACTACCGCGTCAGCTGA
- a CDS encoding protein-L-isoaspartate(D-aspartate) O-methyltransferase — translation MSQFELLRRQMIDVQLSARGLHDQTVLNAVSAVPREEFVPTELVEFAYSDSPLPIAASQTISQPYIVALMTAALELQAADRVLEVGTGSGYAAAILAEIAADVYTVERHKILVDSARNKLDDLGYKNIHVLYGDGTLGWPEHAPFDAIVVAAGGPEVPDTLKQQLAIGGRLVIPVGTSLQTQKLLRVRRISEQEYAEEDLGSVRFVPLIGAAGWEYETATAVAPEKSGASLSELIFESSEHFASIDHVNLDNLLARIGDSRLVLLGEASHGTAEFYEMRARITRELIEKKGFTAIAVEADWPDAAHLDHYVHGTAPDLMHLSTPFSRFPTWMWANTSVLEFIDWLRAHNEKIHASENKVGFYGLDLYSLSTSIEAVLSYLDTVDPETAEVARVRYGCLTPWASDPTLYAHVTMTKQYQACEAEVLANLKQLLENRLDYSMADGERFFDAEQNARLVSNAERYYRTMYYAENNSWNQRDKHMFETLQSVLKFRGPQSKAVIWEHNSHVGDARATEMSARGEFNVGQLVRQAYGDAAYIIGFGTDHGTVAAASEWGGPMEIKQVQASHIDSYERICHDVKTDNFLLPLRYPVQEITRQKLLQERLERAIGVIYRPETELQSHYFYASLPRQFDEYIWFDETRAVEPLVRKATEGAAETFPFGV, via the coding sequence ATGAGCCAGTTTGAACTCCTTAGGAGGCAGATGATCGATGTGCAGTTGTCCGCACGCGGCCTGCACGATCAAACGGTTTTGAATGCAGTCAGTGCTGTACCGCGCGAGGAATTTGTACCGACAGAATTGGTAGAGTTTGCCTATAGTGACTCTCCCCTGCCCATCGCCGCCAGCCAGACTATCTCCCAGCCCTATATTGTGGCGCTTATGACTGCCGCACTTGAACTACAGGCTGCAGATCGTGTGTTGGAAGTCGGCACCGGATCAGGCTATGCGGCTGCCATCCTGGCGGAAATTGCAGCCGATGTTTACACAGTGGAACGGCACAAAATTCTTGTAGATTCAGCTCGCAACAAACTCGACGATCTTGGCTACAAAAATATTCACGTACTCTATGGCGACGGCACGTTGGGCTGGCCAGAGCACGCTCCTTTTGACGCGATTGTGGTCGCTGCGGGAGGTCCCGAAGTTCCTGATACGCTTAAACAACAACTGGCCATTGGCGGCCGCCTAGTAATCCCGGTTGGCACCAGCCTGCAAACGCAGAAACTGCTCCGCGTACGGCGTATCAGCGAGCAAGAATACGCGGAAGAGGACTTGGGAAGCGTCCGTTTCGTGCCCTTGATCGGCGCAGCTGGCTGGGAGTATGAAACCGCTACCGCTGTTGCACCGGAAAAAAGTGGAGCATCCCTGTCTGAGCTGATTTTTGAATCCAGCGAGCACTTTGCCTCAATTGATCACGTCAATCTGGACAATCTGTTAGCGCGCATCGGCGACAGTCGCCTCGTATTACTGGGTGAGGCTTCACACGGTACGGCTGAGTTTTATGAGATGAGGGCGCGGATCACCCGGGAGTTAATCGAAAAGAAAGGTTTTACCGCCATCGCAGTAGAGGCCGACTGGCCCGACGCCGCGCATTTGGATCACTATGTTCACGGCACGGCCCCGGATTTGATGCACCTGAGCACACCGTTTTCCCGATTTCCCACCTGGATGTGGGCAAATACTTCGGTGCTCGAATTCATCGACTGGCTCAGAGCTCACAATGAGAAAATCCATGCGTCCGAAAACAAGGTAGGATTCTACGGCTTGGATCTGTATAGCCTGAGCACGTCTATAGAAGCCGTACTAAGCTATCTGGACACGGTAGATCCCGAAACAGCGGAAGTGGCCAGAGTACGCTATGGCTGCCTGACACCGTGGGCGAGTGACCCAACGCTATATGCCCACGTCACCATGACCAAACAGTACCAAGCGTGTGAAGCCGAAGTATTAGCCAACCTGAAGCAGCTGCTGGAGAATCGCCTTGACTATTCAATGGCGGATGGCGAGCGATTCTTCGATGCCGAGCAGAACGCTCGGCTGGTAAGCAATGCCGAGCGCTATTATCGCACCATGTACTACGCTGAAAACAATTCCTGGAACCAGCGTGACAAGCATATGTTCGAGACCTTGCAATCCGTTCTGAAATTTCGGGGCCCGCAATCAAAAGCTGTCATCTGGGAACACAATTCACATGTCGGGGATGCCCGGGCAACAGAAATGAGTGCGCGCGGCGAGTTCAATGTCGGTCAACTGGTGCGCCAGGCGTATGGTGATGCCGCATATATCATCGGTTTTGGGACAGATCACGGTACAGTGGCAGCCGCCTCTGAGTGGGGCGGCCCCATGGAAATCAAACAAGTACAGGCATCGCACATCGACAGCTATGAACGTATCTGTCACGACGTTAAAACCGACAATTTCCTGTTGCCATTGCGCTACCCGGTACAGGAAATTACTCGGCAAAAACTCCTCCAGGAACGATTGGAGCGCGCCATCGGCGTGATCTACCGGCCTGAGACTGAATTGCAGAGCCACTATTTCTACGCCTCCCTGCCGCGACAGTTTGACGAGTATATCTGGTTTGATGAAACCCGGGCGGTTGAACCGTTAGTCAGGAAGGCCACCGAAGGGGCTGCGGAGACCTTCCCATTCGGCGTATAG
- a CDS encoding cold-shock protein: MSDTVTGTVKWFNESKGFGFIAQEGGSDVFVHYSAITSSGFRTLTEGQQVQFTVTQGPKGPQAENVTPI; this comes from the coding sequence ATGTCCGATACAGTAACAGGCACCGTAAAGTGGTTTAACGAATCCAAAGGCTTCGGCTTCATAGCTCAGGAGGGTGGCAGTGACGTTTTCGTGCACTATAGCGCCATTACCTCGAGCGGTTTCCGCACGCTGACAGAAGGTCAGCAGGTGCAGTTCACCGTCACACAGGGCCCTAAAGGCCCGCAGGCGGAAAATGTAACCCCGATCTGA
- a CDS encoding Lrp/AsnC family transcriptional regulator produces the protein MPIKTEILIQVDKTDRRILAQVQKDASLTNQQLAEKVGLSPSPCLRRVRALEDAGIIVRTVTVLDHKKLGLALTAIILIGMDRHTPERFATFEEQVSGYPEVLECYLVTGHDADYMLKVVVPDMDHYHHFLLNQITRIQGVSGVHSSFVLRRVIDSTALPLGYLS, from the coding sequence ATGCCCATAAAAACCGAAATACTCATACAAGTTGATAAAACCGACCGACGTATTCTGGCCCAGGTACAGAAAGACGCTTCCCTGACCAACCAGCAGCTCGCGGAAAAAGTAGGGCTATCCCCATCTCCATGCCTGAGACGGGTGCGGGCGCTTGAGGATGCTGGCATCATTGTGCGCACCGTGACGGTTCTTGATCACAAGAAACTGGGCCTTGCCCTGACTGCCATTATTCTGATCGGAATGGACCGACACACTCCTGAACGTTTCGCAACGTTTGAAGAACAGGTGAGCGGCTATCCTGAAGTTCTGGAGTGCTATCTGGTTACCGGCCACGACGCAGATTACATGTTGAAAGTGGTCGTGCCGGATATGGATCACTATCACCACTTTTTGCTCAACCAGATTACGCGGATTCAGGGGGTCAGCGGCGTTCATTCAAGCTTCGTGCTGAGGCGTGTCATCGACAGCACCGCCCTGCCTCTGGGGTATTTATCCTGA